A genomic region of Sphingobacteriales bacterium contains the following coding sequences:
- a CDS encoding cytochrome-c peroxidase: MMKRKSRNNRFSIAMLCLLLAACQKEDDQQPIYDPTALQVDYPQWIRIYLDEIPIPADNPLTEEGVALGRMLFYEKNLSADGTQSCATCHRQENAFSDPERFSKGIDGSLGTRNAMAIINLGWSEKMFWDGRRNTLEEQAHDPVVNPIEMKNKNWVGVLQRLQNDSKYPKLFFEAFGTFQIDSTHVTKAIAQFERTLISFNSRFDHYYFEGDTTVFNEQEKRGLEVFLHSGECNHCHSDALLTDNFFRNNGLDEAPTDLGMGSITNGSATDNGKFKVTTLRNIAQTAPYMHDGRFATLEETVEHYNSGIKMNSPNIDESVPLADGGGDLLTAEQKADLLAFLQTLTDESFLNNPNFSDPN; this comes from the coding sequence ATGATGAAGAGGAAAAGTAGAAATAATCGCTTCAGTATTGCAATGCTATGTTTGTTGCTGGCAGCTTGTCAAAAAGAAGATGACCAGCAGCCTATTTATGATCCTACAGCCTTACAAGTAGATTATCCGCAGTGGATTCGTATTTATTTAGATGAAATACCCATTCCTGCCGATAACCCGCTTACCGAAGAAGGGGTGGCGTTGGGCAGAATGTTGTTTTACGAAAAAAATCTTTCAGCTGATGGCACGCAGTCTTGTGCTACCTGCCATCGGCAAGAAAATGCTTTCTCGGATCCGGAGCGTTTTAGCAAAGGCATTGACGGCTCTTTGGGTACGCGCAACGCAATGGCTATCATCAATTTAGGGTGGTCGGAGAAAATGTTTTGGGACGGTCGCCGCAATACGCTCGAAGAGCAAGCCCACGACCCCGTTGTGAATCCGATAGAAATGAAAAATAAAAACTGGGTAGGTGTGCTGCAACGACTTCAAAACGACAGCAAATACCCCAAATTGTTTTTTGAAGCCTTCGGCACTTTTCAGATTGACAGCACCCACGTTACCAAAGCCATCGCTCAATTTGAACGCACTTTAATATCCTTTAATTCCCGCTTTGACCACTACTATTTTGAAGGAGACACTACGGTATTCAATGAACAGGAAAAACGCGGCTTGGAGGTTTTTTTGCATAGTGGAGAATGTAACCATTGCCACAGTGATGCCTTGCTCACCGATAATTTCTTTAGAAACAACGGATTAGACGAAGCCCCCACCGACTTGGGTATGGGAAGTATAACAAATGGAAGTGCTACCGACAACGGAAAATTTAAAGTAACGACCCTGCGCAACATCGCACAAACTGCACCCTATATGCACGACGGGCGTTTTGCTACCCTCGAAGAAACGGTTGAACATTATAACAGTGGGATTAAAATGAACTCGCCGAATATAGATGAGTCTGTTCCTTTGGCAGATGGCGGCGGCGACCTGCTCACCGCAGAGCAAAAAGCCGATTTACTCGCATTTTTGCAAACACTCACTGACGAAAGTTTTTTGAATAATCCGAATTTTAGTGACCCCAACTAA
- a CDS encoding pyridoxal-phosphate dependent enzyme — MKRVYKNIIEAIGNTPLIQLNRITAGIACPVYAKVEYFNPGNSIKDRIALNLIEDAERKGLLQPGGTIVECTSGNTGMGLALVALQRGYKCVFTMADKMSKEKIDILRAMGAEVFVCPTDVPAEDPRSYYSVAARIAQERNGWNPDQYNNLSNREAHYKSTGPELWEQTEGKITHLFVSTGTGGTLVGTGQYLKEKNPNIKIIGVDPQGSILKHWFDTGDIDVSLAKVYAVEGMGEDFLPDNYDRRYIDAMETVQDKESLLMCRRLAREEGLFCGTSSGAAMQGTMQLSHTFKPDDLVVVIFHDHGSRYVGKVYNDDWMKEKGFM, encoded by the coding sequence ATGAAAAGAGTTTACAAAAATATCATTGAAGCCATCGGCAACACGCCGCTTATTCAACTCAACCGCATCACGGCGGGCATTGCTTGTCCGGTATATGCCAAAGTTGAATATTTTAATCCGGGCAACAGTATCAAAGACCGTATCGCCCTCAATTTGATAGAAGATGCCGAGCGCAAAGGTTTGTTGCAGCCAGGTGGCACTATTGTAGAATGTACCAGTGGCAATACAGGAATGGGCTTGGCGTTGGTAGCTTTGCAAAGAGGCTACAAATGCGTATTTACGATGGCGGATAAAATGAGCAAAGAGAAAATAGATATTTTGCGGGCAATGGGGGCGGAGGTATTTGTATGCCCCACCGATGTTCCCGCCGAAGACCCACGCTCCTATTATTCTGTTGCTGCCCGCATTGCCCAAGAGCGCAACGGCTGGAATCCTGACCAATACAACAATTTATCCAACCGCGAAGCACATTATAAAAGCACTGGTCCCGAGCTGTGGGAACAAACCGAAGGAAAAATAACGCATTTGTTCGTATCTACGGGCACGGGCGGTACATTGGTGGGTACGGGGCAGTATTTAAAAGAAAAAAATCCGAATATCAAAATTATCGGCGTTGATCCGCAAGGCTCTATCCTGAAACATTGGTTTGATACCGGCGACATAGATGTATCTTTGGCAAAAGTATATGCCGTAGAAGGTATGGGCGAAGATTTTTTGCCCGACAACTACGACCGCCGCTACATTGATGCAATGGAAACCGTACAAGACAAGGAATCGCTGTTGATGTGTCGCCGCTTGGCTCGCGAAGAGGGTTTGTTCTGCGGAACTTCTTCAGGAGCAGCTATGCAGGGTACGATGCAGTTGAGCCATACCTTTAAGCCCGATGATTTGGTAGTCGTAATTTTTCACGACCACGGCAGTCGCTATGTGGGCAAAGTGTATAATGACGACTGGATGAAAGAAAAAGGATTTATGTAA
- a CDS encoding T9SS type A sorting domain-containing protein codes for MKIFYIWILLLPLYGWAQNKTVQVQFDHLVGKSVLSLNNGVYSNAAGQKMNITRAQFYLSGFEITTKDGSSVAFPDTYLLVNAADYDKVYDIGEVPTATEAARLRLQVGVDAVANHSDPSSYPSTHALANQEPSMHWGWTAGYRFLVIEGKIDTDGDQIPETVFQYHTVGDEYLTPLTIDSYGKDENNTLLFKLKADYAALLKNIDFSSSANYIIHGGGETIDLLMSSFQANDAIDLEERTFAVGSKVNFAENAATIYDIQKEVKLVNLTTKPLSLLWQIVETQMPEGWVQSMCDTEGCWNINVTEHNFTLGIETLPTDRLNMHFYPYNQAGTGTTLVKITNTISGEAIFVRWTATATAPVGISTVEQNIHISCVPQPARETATLFYTFPSEIQTLCIYNLLGQTVFQQKIQQTQGSITLSQLETGWYQAVFYDAQGKAIGRCPISVAK; via the coding sequence ATGAAAATATTTTATATATGGATTTTGTTGCTGCCTCTATATGGGTGGGCACAAAATAAAACCGTACAAGTACAATTTGACCATTTGGTGGGTAAAAGTGTACTTTCTTTGAATAATGGTGTATATAGCAATGCTGCCGGACAAAAAATGAACATCACCCGCGCACAATTTTATTTGTCGGGTTTTGAAATAACCACCAAAGACGGTTCTTCCGTTGCTTTTCCTGATACTTACTTGCTCGTTAATGCTGCTGATTACGACAAAGTATATGATATTGGCGAAGTACCTACTGCTACAGAGGCAGCTCGTTTGCGCCTGCAAGTCGGCGTTGATGCCGTTGCCAACCACAGCGACCCTTCTTCGTATCCTTCCACACACGCCTTAGCCAACCAAGAACCCTCCATGCATTGGGGCTGGACGGCGGGGTATCGCTTTTTGGTAATAGAAGGAAAAATAGATACCGATGGCGACCAAATACCCGAAACTGTTTTTCAATACCACACCGTAGGCGATGAATATCTCACGCCCCTTACAATTGATTCCTACGGAAAAGACGAAAACAATACTTTGCTTTTCAAATTAAAAGCAGATTATGCCGCTTTGCTGAAAAACATTGATTTTTCTTCATCAGCTAATTATATCATACATGGCGGCGGCGAAACTATTGATTTATTGATGAGCAGTTTTCAGGCAAATGATGCTATTGATTTAGAAGAACGGACTTTTGCAGTAGGTTCAAAAGTAAATTTTGCGGAAAACGCAGCCACTATTTATGATATTCAGAAAGAAGTAAAATTAGTAAATTTAACCACCAAACCTTTGAGTTTGCTTTGGCAAATTGTAGAAACACAAATGCCGGAAGGTTGGGTACAATCCATGTGCGATACCGAAGGCTGCTGGAATATTAACGTTACTGAGCACAATTTCACTTTGGGCATAGAAACTTTGCCTACGGATAGGCTCAATATGCACTTTTATCCCTATAACCAAGCCGGAACAGGCACAACACTCGTAAAAATAACCAATACCATCAGTGGCGAAGCTATTTTTGTGCGCTGGACTGCTACTGCCACCGCACCGGTAGGCATCAGTACCGTTGAACAAAATATCCATATTTCGTGTGTGCCGCAGCCTGCGCGCGAAACCGCCACTTTATTTTATACTTTTCCTTCCGAAATACAAACTCTTTGTATTTATAATCTTTTAGGACAAACTGTTTTTCAACAAAAAATACAACAAACACAAGGCAGCATTACACTGAGCCAATTAGAAACAGGTTGGTATCAGGCTGTTTTTTATGATGCTCAAGGAAAAGCAATCGGTCGTTGCCCCATTAGTGTTGCAAAATAA
- a CDS encoding T9SS type A sorting domain-containing protein has protein sequence MRFVSTPATAAALVGTSIIDLKGVEIARYAPQTLNNLHINIAHLASGTYFVRLEPQQQSNEKNAVQYFKFVKN, from the coding sequence TTGCGCTTTGTTTCAACACCTGCAACGGCTGCCGCACTCGTTGGCACAAGTATCATTGATTTGAAAGGAGTGGAAATAGCGCGATATGCGCCCCAAACTCTGAATAACCTGCATATCAACATTGCACACTTGGCAAGCGGCACTTACTTTGTCCGCCTTGAACCACAGCAGCAAAGCAATGAAAAAAATGCCGTGCAATATTTTAAATTCGTAAAAAATTAA
- a CDS encoding glycosyltransferase, translated as MKLSVIIVNYNVKYFLEQSLLSVQQAAAAMERTQHWQTEIIVVDNHSADGSVAWISKRFPHIVLIANNKNVGFSAANNQGIAIAQGDYILLLNPDTLVEEDTFIKCVQTMENRPDIGALGVKMLDGKGNFLPESKRGLPTPWVAFCKLTGLSTLFPRSPLFNRYYLGHLNEHENHEIEILSGAFMLLRKTAIDKVGVLDDTFFMYGEDIDLSYRILKGGYKNYYLADTRIIHYKGESTKKGSLNYVRIFYQAMIIFAQKHLSKQQARLYIVFIKLGIYLRALLSLLIGFVSRTWEMWIDGGILLGGLYLIKEFWEKNVKFIDNVKYAPEYMYFNVPLYIALWIASIYFSGGYDTRHQRSYKIVRGIFVGTLLISAVYGFLDMRYRFSRAMILLGAAWALLLLPLWRAVLHFVRHKNFNFDESAPPRLAIAGSISEGKRVLALLNESAVNINFLGWIISEKNDEDFNALQDEEKILGEIEQLKECAEIYQIDDIIFCARDISSQKIIENMLLLGNRYNYKIVPRDSSSIIGSNSKNSAGDLYAIDIQMLINQARRSKRLFDISVSVVMLLLSPLLIWIVPQRWAWLRNCRQTLIGSKTWVGYATGLNITALPKLKPSVLSPLDALPQQHQQQLNGNTIARLNFLYAKDYSPEKDWEILLKGFCKWGNTQ; from the coding sequence ATGAAACTATCCGTTATCATTGTAAATTATAATGTAAAATATTTTCTAGAACAAAGCCTCTTGTCGGTGCAGCAAGCGGCAGCGGCGATGGAGCGCACCCAACACTGGCAAACAGAGATAATTGTTGTGGACAACCATTCGGCAGATGGAAGTGTGGCGTGGATAAGCAAGCGTTTTCCACATATTGTACTCATCGCCAACAACAAAAATGTAGGGTTTTCGGCAGCCAATAATCAAGGAATTGCCATAGCACAAGGCGATTATATTTTATTGCTCAATCCTGATACGCTGGTGGAAGAAGATACTTTTATCAAATGCGTACAAACAATGGAAAACCGCCCCGACATCGGAGCTTTGGGTGTGAAAATGTTAGACGGAAAAGGCAATTTTTTGCCTGAAAGCAAACGCGGCTTGCCCACACCCTGGGTGGCTTTTTGCAAACTTACCGGCTTATCTACCTTATTTCCGCGCTCACCGCTTTTCAACCGCTATTATCTGGGGCACCTGAACGAACACGAAAACCACGAAATAGAAATATTATCGGGGGCTTTTATGCTGCTGCGCAAAACAGCCATTGATAAAGTAGGCGTATTGGACGATACCTTTTTTATGTACGGCGAAGATATAGACCTTTCCTATCGCATTTTGAAAGGAGGTTATAAAAATTATTATTTAGCCGACACACGCATTATTCACTACAAAGGCGAAAGTACCAAAAAAGGAAGCCTGAATTATGTGCGCATTTTTTATCAGGCGATGATTATTTTTGCCCAAAAGCACTTATCCAAGCAGCAGGCGCGGCTGTATATTGTGTTCATAAAATTGGGTATTTATTTGCGTGCGCTGCTGAGTTTGTTGATTGGTTTTGTGTCGCGCACTTGGGAAATGTGGATAGATGGCGGCATTTTGTTGGGCGGACTGTATTTGATTAAAGAGTTTTGGGAAAAAAATGTAAAATTCATTGATAATGTAAAGTATGCACCCGAATATATGTATTTCAATGTGCCGCTATACATTGCACTTTGGATAGCGAGTATATATTTTAGCGGCGGCTACGACACCCGCCACCAACGTTCATACAAAATAGTACGAGGTATTTTTGTGGGTACTTTGCTCATTTCGGCGGTCTATGGTTTTTTGGATATGCGCTATCGTTTTTCGAGGGCGATGATATTGTTGGGGGCGGCTTGGGCTTTGCTGCTGCTGCCTTTGTGGAGGGCGGTGCTACATTTTGTGCGCCACAAAAATTTTAATTTCGACGAAAGCGCGCCGCCGCGTCTCGCCATCGCAGGCAGCATATCCGAAGGCAAAAGGGTATTGGCATTGCTCAACGAAAGTGCTGTCAATATCAATTTTTTGGGTTGGATTATCAGTGAAAAAAATGACGAAGATTTCAATGCTTTGCAAGATGAAGAAAAGATATTGGGCGAAATAGAGCAGTTGAAAGAATGTGCGGAAATTTATCAAATAGACGACATCATCTTTTGTGCCCGCGATATATCATCACAAAAAATTATTGAAAATATGTTGCTGCTGGGCAATCGCTACAACTACAAAATTGTTCCACGCGACAGCAGCAGCATTATCGGCAGCAATTCAAAAAATTCTGCCGGCGATTTGTATGCCATTGATATTCAAATGCTAATAAACCAAGCTCGGCGCAGCAAACGCCTCTTTGATATATCCGTATCGGTGGTGATGCTTTTGCTGTCGCCTTTATTAATTTGGATAGTGCCGCAACGGTGGGCTTGGCTGCGAAATTGTCGCCAAACGCTCATCGGCAGCAAAACGTGGGTGGGATATGCCACAGGGCTAAACATTACTGCTTTGCCCAAACTGAAACCGAGCGTACTCAGCCCTTTAGATGCGCTGCCTCAACAACATCAGCAACAACTCAACGGCAATACCATTGCGCGACTCAATTTTTTATATGCCAAAGATTATTCGCCGGAAAAAGATTGGGAAATTCTGTTGAAAGGTTTTTGCAAATGGGGCAATACTCAATAA